Part of the Natrialbaceae archaeon AArc-T1-2 genome, GAGCGTGCTGGCGGTGCTTGCAGGCTTTCTGTTCGTCGAGGTACCCGCCGGTCCGACGGCCTGGCTTCCGGGCGCGTTGTTCGCCACCGCAGCCGTCCTCGACGGCGTCGACGGACGACTCGCGCGTGCGACCGACTCGGTGTCGGAACTCGGACGGCGACTCGACACCGAGATGGACGCGCTGACCGTTCTGGTCGGTGCGGCGCTCGTCGTCTCGAACGGCCTCGCCCCGGTCGCGTTTCTCGCGCTGGGGCTCGCGCGGTACGCGTTCGTCGCCGGCATCCACGTCCGACGTCGCCGCGGGCTCGCCGTCTCCTCTCTCGAGTCGAGTCGTCGTCGCCGTGTCATAGGCGCGACGGCGATGGTCGCGATCTGGCTCGCGTTGTCTCCCATTCCGGGACGGGACCTCTCGCGACTCGTCGCGACCGTCGTACTCGTCCCCTTCCTCCTTAGCTTCGCCCGGGACTGGCTCGCGGTCACCGGTCGGCTTCGGTGACCTGTTTGCACACAACTACCAAGTGTCTCGGTTCCGAACGGTCGGCTACGTGATCGAGCGAACCGACGCGCCGGGACCCGAATCGACGAGAGAGACGCCCGGTGGTCGACCGTGACCACCCGAACGCTGTATTTCACCGGCCCCGGAACAGTAACCGTCAGCCGGTCCCCGATACCCGATCCCGATCCGGGAACGGTCCGCGTCCGAACGGCAGTGTCGGCGATCAGTGCCGGAACCGAGCGGCTGCTCTACCGGGACGAGGCCCCTCCCGGACTGACGGCCGACGAGACGATCGACGCCCTCGAGGGTGATCTCTCCTACCCCATCTCGTATGGCTACGCGGCGACCGGACACGTCACGGCCGTCGGCGAGGGCGTCGACGACGAGTGGCTCGGCCGGCGCGTCTTCGCGTACAATCCGCACGAGAGTCACTTCCTCGCGGAGCCGACCGACGTGCTTCCGATCCCCGAGGACGTCTCGGTGCGCGAGGCGGCACTGTTCGCGAACGCCGAGACCGCCGTCACGTTCGTCCTCGACGGCAACCCGACCCTCGGCGAGCGGGTCGCGCTTTTCGGACAGGGCGTCGTTGGCCTCCTGACGACCGCGTTGCTCGCCGCGAATCCGCTCGAGACGCTCGTCACGTTCGACAGGTACGAGCGTCGACGCGACGCCGCCCGGACGCTCGGAGCGGATCGCTCCCTCGATCCGGACGACGGTCCCGTCGACGACGCGTTCGAACGCGTCGCCGGCTCACGGGCGGATCTCAGTTACGAGGTCTCGGGGAATCCGGACGCGCTCGACGACGCCATCGCGACGACCGGCTACGACGGCCGGGTGATCGTCGGCTCCTGGTACGGCACCAGGGAGTCGACGCTCGCACTCGGCGGGCGCTTTCACCGCGACCGGATCGCCGTCCGGAGCAGTCAGGTCAGCACCATCGAGCCCACCCACCGGGGCCGCTGGGATCGGAGCCGTCGCCACGACGTCGCCTGGGAGTGGCTTCGTCGACTCGACGTCGAGTCGCTTCTCACCCACGAGTTTCCCCTCGAGGACGCCGCCGACGCCTACCGCCTGCTCGAGCAGCGGCCGGGGGAGACGCTTCAGGTGCTTTTGACCTACGACTGACCGGCCTAGAACTAAGTGTTCTCCAACGTACGCTGACATATGTACGCCGTCTCCGTCTCCCGATCGTTCGTTGCCCAGCACTACCTGACGGTGCCGGATCCCGGACCGGAAGGATCGCTGCACTCTCACCGGTTCACGGCCGAGGCGACGTTCCGTGGCCCCGAACTCGACGAGTACGGTTACCTCGTCGACATCGACGCGGTGGTCGACGCACTCGAGGCGGTCGTCGACTCCCTCCGGGATCGGACGCTCAACGACCTGGCGGCTTTCGAGGGACTGAATCCGAGCGCCGAACACCTCGCACGGCTCGTCGGCGACCGGCTGCTCGAGCGCCTCGAGCCCGAGACGGCGACGACTCTCGAGATCGAGATTCGGGAAGACGACGTCGCTCGCGTGACCCACGAGCGCGCCCTTTGAGATCGAGATGCACGTCGGACTCGTCGTCTACGACGGTCTCGAGGGTGCCTCGGGCGGCTTTCGGTACGACAGACGCCTCCACTCACACCTGCACGCAAACGGCGAGACGGTCGAGGTGATCGAACTGCCCTGGCACGACTATCTCCGCGCGCTCGTCGACGGTCTCTCGCCGCGGGTTCGGACACACCTCGATCGGAACGTCGACGTCTTACTCGTCGACGGGCTCTGTCACCCGTCGCTGTGGCGACACCTCGATCGCCTCGAGGGTCCCGACGCCGTCGTCGCGCTCGTCCATCACCTCCGTGGCGACGACCCGACGACCCGACACCGTGTCGTCGCTCGAGCGTTCGAACGGCGATACCTCGAGTCGGCCGACGCGATCGTCTGTACGAGCGCGTTCACTCGCGACCGAGCCAGGGCCCTGGCTCCCGGCGTCGGCGCGACTCGGACGCTGGTCGCACCGCCCGCCGGGCGCGCCGAGGGGGCCGCGGTGTCGCCCGACCGGGTCGACGAGCGGGCCGACGAGGGACCGCTCCGGATCGTCTTCGTCGGCTCGCTGATCCCGCGCAAGGACCCGAAGACGGTGCTGTCGGCGTGTGCCCGTCTCGAGGGAGTCGACTGGGAACTGACAGTCGTCGGGAGCCACGCCGCCGACCCGGCATACGCCGCCGACGTCCTCGCCTGCGCCGCCGACCTCGGGATCGACGACCGGCTCACGGTCACCGGCACGGTTTCCGATCCGGCGCTCGCGGCCGTCCTCGAGCGAAGCCACGTCTGCTGTGTCCCCTCGCGCTACGAGGCCTTCGGGATGGCGTACCTCGAGGCGATGGAGTACGGCGTCGTCCCGATCGCGAGTGCCGTCGGCGGCGCAGGCGAGTTCGTCACGGACCGCCGGGACGGCTTCCTCCTCGAGCCCGGCGACGACCGCCGAATCGCGGCGATTCTCACTCGGCTCGCCGCCGACCGGGATCGACTCGCGTCTCTCGGACGCACAGCCCTCGAGACCGCACGGGCCCATCCGACGTGGGACGAGACGCTCGGTGACGTCCGATCGTTCCTTCGGGCGGTCGGCGGCTGCGACGCCGACCCATCAGCGGGTCGCTCGAGCGTCGCTGCCGGCTCCGGTCTACGGGGAGGAGGTGAAACGCGGTGACGTCGACGGTCGAGTACCTCACTGCGAAGCGAGTCGTCGACGACCGAGCGCTGAACCGTCGCGTCTGGGACCGATTCGTCGCCGAACTCGCCGACGGGGTGTGCGAGGCCGACGAGCCGATCCGTATCGTCGACGTCGGTGCTGGCGTCGGCTCGATGATCGCCCGGCTGGCCGCGTGGGACGGACTGCCCGCGCACGTCTCCTACCGTGGCGTCGACCTCGACGAGGACGCCGTCGCCGCCGGTCGCGACCGGCTTCCCGGCTGGCTCGAGGCCGCAGGCTACGACGTCTCCGGGCGATCAGACGCCATCTGCGCTCGACGGGACGCGGGCGGCCGGGAGTCGGCCGAGCAACGACTCGACGTCACCCTCGAGGTCGGCGACGCCTTCTCGATCACCGACGACGCCGACGCCGTGATCGCAGCTGCGTTCGTCGATCTGGTCGCTCTCGAGCCCGCACTGGCGCGGTTCCGGGAGCTGCTCTGTGAGAATGGCATCCTCTATGCGCCACTGACGTTCGACGGTGCGACCGGCTTCGCTCCCGCTCATTCGCTCGACGACCGGATCGAGCGCCTCTACCACCGCCACATGGACGAGATCCGCGACCAGCCGGGGAGCAGTCGAGCCGGCCGAAAGCTGCTCGCGGCGTGTCCCGACGCCGGCTACGACGTCCTCGAGGTGGGCGGCTCGGACTGGCTCGTAGGAGCCGGCGACGCCGGGGACAGAGAGCGAACGGTCGCGAGATACCTGCTCGAGACGATCGACGGTGCACTCGCTGACTACCCCGACGACGTTCTCGGGCCGGCGACGAGAGCGCGCTGGCTCGAGACGCGAACGGAACAGCTCGAAAACGACGAGCTCGTCGTCGTCGCCCACCACCTCGACGTGCTCGCTCGTACGAGATGATCGACGCTCTCCAGCCGAGACCGGACGTCAGCGATCCCCGTCGTCGAGGTTCACGGAGATGTTCTTCGTCTGGAGGTACGATTCGAGCGCCTCGAGTCCTTTCTCGCGGCCGATTCCGCTTCGTTTCGTTCCGCCGAACGGCGTCTCGACGGAGCCACCGAACCACTCGTTGACGTAGACGCTTCCGGCGTCGATGTCGCGGGCCACGCCGAGTGCCCGTTTGACGTCTCGAGAGAAGACTCCGCCCGTGAGACCGAACTCGACGTCGTTTGCGATCTCGATCGCTTCGTCACGGTCGGAGAACGGGATCACGGCGAGTACCGGACCGAAGATCTCTTCCTGGGCGATTCGCATCCCGCTTTCGACGTCGGCAAAGACCGTCGGCGGGATGAAGTAGCCGTCCCGGTCGAGGGGTTCGCCGCCGGTCTCGAGCGTCGCTCCCTCCTCGAGGCCGACGTCGAGGTAGGTTCTGACCGTCTCGAAGTGTTCGGCGTGGTTGAGCGGACCCATGTCCGGATCCTCCGTCCCCGGACCGAGCGTGTACGACTCCGCTCGGTCGACGATTCCCTCGAGGAACTCGTCGTAGACCGACTCGTGTACGAGCGCGCGGTCGGCTGCGGAGCAGATCTGTCCGGCGTTCGAGAAGATCCCGCGAGCGACCCACTCGACCGCCTCGTCGACGTCGGCGTCGGCCATCACGACGGCCGGGTTCTTGCCGCCGAGTTCGAGCGTGACGGGGGTGATCGTCTCCGCTGCGGACTCCATCACCGCCTGTCCAGTGGGGACGCTGCCGGTGAACGTGAGCTGGTCGACGTCCTCGTGTGAGGTAAGCGCCGCGCCGGGCTCTGTCGCCCCCGTGACGACGTTTACGACGCCGTCGGGGACGCCCGCGTCCTGGCACAGGTCGGCGAAGTGCAACGCAGAAAGTGACGTCGTGGGTGCGGGTTTTATGACGACCGTGTTCCCGGCCGCCAACGCCGGCGCGACGCCTCGAGCGGTGAGGTTGAGCGGAAAGTTCCAGGGAATAATCTGGCCGCTCACGCCGTACGGTTCACGGACCGTAAAGTCGAACTTCTCGCGATCCAGTGGGATGCTGTTTCCTTCGAGCTTGTCTGCGGCACCGGCGTAGTATTCGAAGTACCGCGCCGCTTTCTCGACGTCGCTTCGGGCCTGTGACAGGGGCTTTCCCTGGTCGCGACTCTCGATCACTGCGAGATCCTCGACGTTCTCTCGGAGCGTCGTCACGACTCGCTGGAGCGTGCGGCCGCGTTCGGCGGGCGTCTTCGATCGCCACGCCGGAAACGCTTCGCGAGCCGCCGCAACCGCTCTGTCGACGTCGTCGGCGCTTGCGGCGGCGATCCGGGCGATCGGGTCTTCGGTCGCAGGATCGCTCGTCGTGAACCGTTCACCGCTCGATGCTGACACGCTCTTGCCACCGATGTGTAACTGGTAGCGGTCGTTCGTTGTGATCGACATAGGGATGGGAAACTACTGCTGTACCCGCCTAACCGATGTGAGTGAATAGTCCTATTGGTAGCGGAACAAGTAGCCAACCGCCGGCGTCCCGGTGTCGCACTCGAGTTCGCCCCCGGACGAGCTACACCGTCTCGGGGAGCCAGCCGCCGTCGACCTCGAGGTTCTGACCGCTGACGTAGTCGTTTGTGGGCTCGAGAAAGAACCACAGCGCCCGGACGAGGTCCTCGAAGGCGGCGGGTCGGTCCCGGGGTAGTTCGTCGGGGAACTCATCGGAGTTCTCGACGACGTACGGCGAGACGGCGTTGACCGTGATCCCGTCCTCGCTCGTGTCGGCGGCGAGCATGCGAGTGAACATGACGACGCCCGCCTTGGCGACGAAGTACGGGAAGTTCACCGGATTCACGAGCCCCTTCTCGGACGAAGCGTAGCCGACGTTGACGATCCGGCCGTACCCCGACTCGCGCATGGCGGGCAGGGCGCGTTTCGAACAGAGAAAGGTACCGGTGAGGTTCGTCTCGAGGACGCGGTTCCAGGTCTCGAACTCGAGGTCCTCCCAGTGGACGGGCGCGAAGTCGCCGACGTTGTTGACGAGGACGTCGACGCTGCCGAGGTCCGTCTCGACCGCCTCGAAGAGCTCGTCGACGGCGTCGGGATCGGTGACGTCGCCCTGAACTGCGGTGACGTCCTCGCCACCGCGCTCGGCGGCCAGTTCGGCGACGTCGTCGGCCGCGTCCGCGCTCGTATTGTAGTGGACCGCCGTCTTCGCGCCGCAGTCGGCCGTCCCGAGTACGAGTTCGCGACCGACGCCGCTGGCGCTTCCCGTAACGAGTACCGTCTGCCCCGATAGGTCCGGCCTGTCCATACCGACAGGTCGCTGCTCGAGCGGAAAAGTCGCCCGGAACCGGCGACCGACGACCGGCGACGCCGTGGTCCCGATTCTCGGCGCCGAGCGATCGGCGTCCCGAACGATGGTTCGCGTTCAATGGTATTTGAACGAGCGGTATCTTTATATATGGGTATCCAGATACTGAAGGGCAGTGCGAGAAGTGAGGATATATCGCTGGAAGACGTGTGAGTTATCGCCGGGGTGCCTCTGACAACCGGTATTCCATGGGTATCCGTTTCCCATGGTTTTCGGACGACCGCGTAGCCTCGCGAGTGTACCCGATACCCGGCCACGGTCTACTCAACAGTTCCGAGCCCTGAACGACGTTTGAACGAATATCAGTCCCGATAGATCGCGTCGACGTCGGCGTGATCGGCGAGCATCGACTCCATCTCCGCGACGGTTCGTTCGTCTCTCGTTCGGCCACTTCGGACGACGTCTTCGGCACGCTCGACCGTCGTGAGCGTGTCCGTCCGGACCGAGAGGATCGGCGTTCCCTTCTCGGCGGCCTGGCCGAGGATGGCTCCCGACGGGCGGTGACCGCCGGTGAGGATAAGACACCGGACGCCGGGTGCCTCGAGTGCGGCCGTATGGATCTCCGCACGATCGCCGCCAGTGATGACCGCCGCGTCTTTCGTTCGTCGGAAGTGTCGCAGAGCGCTGTCTGCGCCCATCGCGCCGACGATGAACCGCTCGACGTAGGTCTCGACTCCCTCCTCGGCGAGGACGGTCGCACCGAGTTCCGTCGCGAGCTCGTCGACGGTGACGCCGGCGAGAAACTGCTCGCGCGGGAGTACGCCGTGGACCGGGACCCCCTTGCTCTCGAGGAAGGGAACGACGTCGGTCTCGAGGTCGTCGAATGCGGCGTCGGCGACGTTGTTGAAGAGTACGCCGTCGAGGCGGTCGCCGAACCGACGCGTCGCGGCGAGGACGTCGTCGACGTCGCCGGGGTGGTCGTACGGGGCGATCACCAGCACCCGCGCGTCGAGCAGGTCGGCGATGTCGGGGTCGGTGAGTTCGACGATGCCGCCGAGCTCGAGGTGGCCCCCGCCCTCGATCAGCATTCGATCGTGGTCCACAGCGAGCGTCTCGAATGCGTCCCGGACGCGTTTGCGGAGCTCGTCGGGGGCTTCGCGACCGCGGATCGCGTCCTGGACGAACGTCGGGGAGTAGACGATCGGCTCGAGGTCGCTCACGTCGGCCTCGAGTCCGAGCAACTCACGGGCAAACAGCGGGTCCTCGTCTAGGGTCTTCCCGACGTTGCTCTCGAGTCGCGTTCCCTTGGGTTTCATGTAGCCGACGCTGTCGCCGCCGTCGCGGGCCAGTTCCGCGAGCGCGAGCGTCACCGCCGTCTTGCCGGTGCTTTCTTCGAGTGAGCTGATGAGTATGTTCATGGGTAGCTTACAGCGTCTCCGTATCGAGTGTCACGACGAGGTCGAGTGCCTGTACGCCGTCCGGGCCGGCCGCGAGCGGGTTGACGTCGAGTTCGACGATCGCCGGAAAGTCGGTCACCAGCTGTGAGAGTCGCTGGAGCGACTCGACGACGGCGTCGATGTCGGCCGGTTCGCGCCCGCGTGCACCCCGCAACAGCGGTGCCGCCTGAATCTCCCCGACCATCTCCCGGGCTTCCGTCTCGCCGATCGGAGCGACCCGTACCGAGGTGTCCTCGAGGATCTCGACGAAGACGCCACCGAGCCCGAACACCAGCAGGGGACCGAACTGGGGATCGCGGTTCACCCCGAGCAGCGTCTCGGTCGCCGCCTCGAGGTCGACCTGCTCTTGGACCTGCACCCCGAGCAACTGTGCGTCGGGCTGATACGCTCGTGCCCGTGAGACGAGGTCCTCGTAAGCGTTTCTGACCTCTTCGTCGGAGACGCCGATCTTGACGCCGCCGATGTCGGTCTTGTGGGCGATGTCCGGGCTGACAATCTTCATGACGACCTCGCCCGGAAGTGACTCGGCGACCGCGACTGCGTCGTCGGGGTCGTCGACGACCTCCCCGTCCGGGATCGGGATGCCGTAGGCCTCGAGCAGTTCCATCGCCTCGACGCCGAGTTGGTTGCCCTCGCGGTCGTGGACTCGCTCTAAGATCGACCGGGCGCGCTCGCGATCGACGTCGAACGTCTCCGGCTCGTCGATCTCGCGGCGGCTCACCTCGCGGAAGGTCGCGAGCGCGTCCAGCCCCGAGACGGCCCGTGCGGGATCGAAGTAGTTCGGGATGCCCGCCTCGCGCAGGACGGTCTCCGGCTCGGTCGTTCGCTCGCCGCCCATCAGACAGGGAACGATCGGCTGGTCGCGTTCGTCGGTGTGTTCGACGACCATCGCCGCGAGCTCGTCGTACTCGAGGACGGCCGTCGGCGAACTGACGACCACGGCGGCGTCGACGTTGTCGTCCTCGAGGACGATCTCGAGGGCGCGCTCGAAGCGGCCGGTGTCGGCGTCACCGATGACGTCGACGGGGTTGTAGACGTTCGCCTCTGCGGGCATCGCCTCGGCGAGTCGATCGACCGTCGCGTCCTCGAAGTCGGCCATCTCAAGTCCTGTGTCGCCAACGGCGTCGGTTGTGAGCACGCCGGGGCCGCCCGCGTTGGTGACGACGGCGACGCCGTTGCCTTCGGGTATCGTCAGCCCAGACAGCGCCCGCGCCCAGTCGAACAGTTCCTCGACCGAGCGGGCCCGCAAGACGCCGGCTTGCTCGAGTCCAGCCTCGTAGGCCTGCTCGCTGCCGGCGATCGCGCCCGTATGCGAGGAGGCCGCCTGCGCCCCGGCGTCGGTGCGGCCGGACTTGACGATCACGACCGGCGTCTCGTCGGCTACCTCGCGGGTGACGTCGATGAACGCCTCACCGTCGTCGATCCCCTCGAGGTAGCCGATGACGACCTCGGTGTCGGGATCTGCGCCCCACTCGCGGACGAAGTCCGTCTCGTCGAGGACGGCCTTGTTGCCGAGCGAGACGACGTGTCGGAAGCCGACCTCCTGCTCGTTCGCCCAGTCCAGCACCGCGGTGACGAACGCGCCCGACTGACTCATAAAGGAGACCGAGCCCTCGAGTGGATCCTCCGGGCCGAAGGAGGCGTTCATGCCGACCGGGGTGCTCATGACCCCCAGGCAGTTCGGGCCGACGACGTCGAGGTCGTACTCGGCGGCGACCTCGCGCAACTTCCGTTCGCGCCGTGCGCCCTCGTCGCCGGTCTCACTGAAGCCGGCGGTGATGACGACGACGTGGTCGGTGTCGGTCTCGCCGATCTCTTCGAGGACGTCGACGACGACGGGGGGCGGGACGACGACTACCGCCAGGTCGACGGGAGGGGCACTCGACACGTCGGGATAACACGTCGTCCCGAGCAGTTCGTCGCGATCGGGGTTGACGGGGACGACCTCGCCGTCGAACTCGGTGAGGAGGTTCTCGAGGATCGCCCGGCCGACCGATCCCTCGCGGTCTGTCGCACCGACGACGGCGACTGTCTCGGGTGCGAATAGCTCCGATAGCCTTCCCATCGTCGGAATCCACTTCGGGAGTCGAGTTAAAGCTGTGCCAACCTGCTGTCAGTGCATCGAGATCGACGCCCCGGACCGATCCGAGAGTGCGATCGCGAGCAGGTAAAAGGCGATCGCGACGACGACGATCGAGCCACCGGGGGGGAGGCCAGCGCCGATCGAGAAGGCGAGTCCGCCGAGAATCGCGACCTGCCCGAACAGGATCGAGAGATACAGCGTCTCACGGAAGCTCCGGGCGAGCTGGGAGGCGGTCGCGACCGGGATCACGAGCATCGCGGCGACGAGGATCACGCCCAGGATCTGCATCGCGCCGACGACGACCACCGCGGTCATGACGATCAACAAGGTGTTGTACCGATCGACGTTCAGCCGTGCGACGCGGGCGGCCTGTTCGTCGAACGTGATAAAGAGCAGCTGTTTGTAGGTGACGGCGACGACGGCGACGACGGCGACGCTAAGGACGGCCACCATCCGTGCCCCCTCGACGGTGACGATCGCGAGGCTGCCAAACAGGAAGTCTTCGATGTCGATCGCCATCGCGGCGAAGTCCCGTCCCCAGCTGATGAGGAGGGTTCCGACCGCGAAACTCCCGCTCAAGACGATCGCGATTGGCACGTCGCCGTAGGTGTTGGTCCGTTCGGTCAGTTTCTGGAGCCCGATCGCACCGAGTGCGCTCACGACGAGCGCGACGAAAAGCAGCGAGCCGGTCCAGCCGGTGAGCGCGATGAACAGGAGGCCAACGGCGACGCCAGCAAACGCCGTGTGAGCGAGCGTCTCGCCGATGAGCGCCATCTGACGGTGCACGAGGTAGGTACCGACCAGCGGCGCGACGATCCCGATGAGCACGCCCGTCGCGATCGCCCGCCACATGAACGGATGCCGAAAGACGTTCGTCCCGAGGTAGACGTCCATGTAGGCACCCACGATCCGGAACTGCTCGAATGCAAGCGCCGCGTAGGGGCCGACGACGGCCCACTCGGGCGCAAACCGGAGCCAGTCGAGGACGATAAAGCCGATCATCAGGGTCGCGAGCACGCCCGTCAGGACGATGCCGCCGAACTCGAGTCGTTCCCGTGTCGAGTCGCCGAGGAACCACTCGAGGCGGCCGGCGGTGCGGTCGACCCCCTCCTCGGATCGCGTATCCAGGCTCATGGATGATCGTGTTCGACGATGCCGTGGGCTGCGCCGTAGGCCTCCGCCAACGCATCGCTCTCGAGGAACGAGGCGGTGTCCCCGTGGTGGTACAGTTTCGTGTTGATACAGGCGATCTTGTCTACGTGTTTTGTCAGGACGTCGATGTCGTGTTCGATGAGGATGATCGTGATTCCCTGTCGGTTGAGGTCGTCGAGCAGGCCGTAGAACTGCTCGCGGGACTCGGCGTCGACGCCGACGGTGGGCTCGTCGAGCGCCAGCAGATCGGCCTCGGAGGCAAGCGCCCGGGCGATGAAGGCACGCTGGCGCTGGCCGCCCGAGAGCTGGTTGATCCGGCGATCGGCCAGATCCGCGACCTCGACGGTCTCGAGTGCCTCCTCGACGATCCGCTGGTCCGCCTCGCTTAGTCGCGAGTGACCGACGTGTGCGAACCGGCCCATCGTCACCGCCTCGCGGACGGTGATCGGCATCGTTCCGCCTCTGTCGGTCGATCGCTGGGCGACGTAGCCGATGCGCTGTCCGTCCTCGAACTGCTTGGCCGGTTCGCCGAACAGCTCGACGGAGCCGCTGTCAGGCCGTCGCAGGCCGAGCATGAGGTGTAACAGCGTCGTCTTGCCCGAGCCGTTCGGCCCGATCAGCCCGAGGAAATCGCCCTGCTCGATCGACAGCGAGACGTCTTCGACGGCGACTTTCTCGCCGTAGGCGAACGTGACATCCTCGACGGTGACGGCCGGATTCACGGTACTCGTACTGGAGTCTCGACCGTCGCGCGGTTTAGTTCTTCTATCTCTCCGTCCATCGTCAGTCATCGACACCTAATGCCTTCTCGAGTGCGGGGATGTTCACTTCCTCCATCTGTTCGACCCAGCCCCAGCCCTGCTCGGCCCACTCGTGGGTCGTCCCCTCGGCGGGACTAAGCGGCTCGGCGTCGGTCGCCGGACTGTTCCCGAGCAACATTCTGGCCGCGCTCGGCAGTTCCTCGTCGTCGGGGGCCTCGAACGGGTCGTAGAGGATCGTCTCGACGTCGTGCTCCTCGACGACCTCGATCATGTCGCCGATGTCATCGAGGGACTCGGCAGCGTCGGGTGCGACACCGACTGGCGTGTGCAACCGGAAGTCGTACCGTCGCTCGACGTACTGGAACGAATCGTGAGCGACGAAGACGGCGACGTCGCGCTCTGCGTTTGCCGTGAGTTCCTCGAACTGTCTGTCGACGTCAGCGAGTCGGTCCTTGTAATCCTCGGCGTTTGCGGCGTAACGGTCGGCGTTGTCCGGGTCGACCTTGGCGAGCCCGTCCGCGA contains:
- a CDS encoding metal ABC transporter ATP-binding protein, coding for MNPAVTVEDVTFAYGEKVAVEDVSLSIEQGDFLGLIGPNGSGKTTLLHLMLGLRRPDSGSVELFGEPAKQFEDGQRIGYVAQRSTDRGGTMPITVREAVTMGRFAHVGHSRLSEADQRIVEEALETVEVADLADRRINQLSGGQRQRAFIARALASEADLLALDEPTVGVDAESREQFYGLLDDLNRQGITIILIEHDIDVLTKHVDKIACINTKLYHHGDTASFLESDALAEAYGAAHGIVEHDHP
- a CDS encoding acetate--CoA ligase family protein, with protein sequence MGRLSELFAPETVAVVGATDREGSVGRAILENLLTEFDGEVVPVNPDRDELLGTTCYPDVSSAPPVDLAVVVVPPPVVVDVLEEIGETDTDHVVVITAGFSETGDEGARRERKLREVAAEYDLDVVGPNCLGVMSTPVGMNASFGPEDPLEGSVSFMSQSGAFVTAVLDWANEQEVGFRHVVSLGNKAVLDETDFVREWGADPDTEVVIGYLEGIDDGEAFIDVTREVADETPVVIVKSGRTDAGAQAASSHTGAIAGSEQAYEAGLEQAGVLRARSVEELFDWARALSGLTIPEGNGVAVVTNAGGPGVLTTDAVGDTGLEMADFEDATVDRLAEAMPAEANVYNPVDVIGDADTGRFERALEIVLEDDNVDAAVVVSSPTAVLEYDELAAMVVEHTDERDQPIVPCLMGGERTTEPETVLREAGIPNYFDPARAVSGLDALATFREVSRREIDEPETFDVDRERARSILERVHDREGNQLGVEAMELLEAYGIPIPDGEVVDDPDDAVAVAESLPGEVVMKIVSPDIAHKTDIGGVKIGVSDEEVRNAYEDLVSRARAYQPDAQLLGVQVQEQVDLEAATETLLGVNRDPQFGPLLVFGLGGVFVEILEDTSVRVAPIGETEAREMVGEIQAAPLLRGARGREPADIDAVVESLQRLSQLVTDFPAIVELDVNPLAAGPDGVQALDLVVTLDTETL
- a CDS encoding metal ABC transporter permease: MSLDTRSEEGVDRTAGRLEWFLGDSTRERLEFGGIVLTGVLATLMIGFIVLDWLRFAPEWAVVGPYAALAFEQFRIVGAYMDVYLGTNVFRHPFMWRAIATGVLIGIVAPLVGTYLVHRQMALIGETLAHTAFAGVAVGLLFIALTGWTGSLLFVALVVSALGAIGLQKLTERTNTYGDVPIAIVLSGSFAVGTLLISWGRDFAAMAIDIEDFLFGSLAIVTVEGARMVAVLSVAVVAVVAVTYKQLLFITFDEQAARVARLNVDRYNTLLIVMTAVVVVGAMQILGVILVAAMLVIPVATASQLARSFRETLYLSILFGQVAILGGLAFSIGAGLPPGGSIVVVAIAFYLLAIALSDRSGASISMH